The following proteins come from a genomic window of Helicobacteraceae bacterium:
- a CDS encoding heavy-metal-associated domain-containing protein, with the protein MEKTAIKINGMHCRRCVESVTKALEPFATQIVVDLDNGEAAFVYDPQKTDLEEIKSAIDDIGFEVAD; encoded by the coding sequence ATGGAAAAAACCGCGATCAAAATAAACGGAATGCACTGTCGCCGTTGCGTCGAATCGGTAACTAAGGCGCTTGAGCCTTTCGCTACGCAGATCGTAGTCGATCTCGATAACGGCGAAGCGGCTTTTGTCTATGACCCGCAAAAAACCGATCTTGAAGAAATCAAATCCGCGATCGACGATATAGGCTTCGAGGTAGCGGACTAA